The DNA region TGGCCCATGGCCTCGGCCACTTTGTTCTGGAGGGTGAACAGCAGACCCAGGTTGTTGCGCCACTCTGCCTGATCGGGCACGATGCGAAGCGCCTGCCGGTATTGATCGATCGCCTCGTCGTTGCGGCCGACCTTGGCAAACACTTCAGCCAGACCCGCGTGCGCCCGGTGATTACCGGTGGTCACGGCGAGGGCTCGCCTCCATAACGTCTCGCTGTTGCGCCAATGCTGGACCTGCTGTCGTGCCGCAAACGCGCAGGCGCCAACGACGAGCAGGGCCGCCACGGCCGCCGCGGGTTGTAGCTGCGGTCGGCGTGCGATCAACTCGGCGCCGCCCCACGCAATGATCACGAAGAGGCCGACGAGCGGGATGTAGGTAAAGCGGTCCGCCATCAACTGGTCGCCGGCCTGAAACAGGCCAATCACCGGCAGGAGCGTGAGCAGGTACCAGAGCCAACCGACCAGCACGTACGGCCGTCGGTCTCTCTGCCGCACGGCGACGGTCGTGACCAGCGCCAGCGCCGCGCCCGCGCTGAGCACCTGCCACCACGGCGGCAACACGGGCGGATAGGGATAAAACACCGCGAGGCCAGACGGCCAGAACATCTGGCCGATGTACTTCACGTACGACAGCACGGCGTTGAACACGCGGAAGTCGAGCGACAGTTGCGCCAGTGTGCCCACCGCGCCGACTTGAGACTGCACAGTCAGCGTCGCGATGCTGACGATGGCGGCGAGCGCAAACAGCGGCACTTTCTCGCGAAGCAGCGACATCGTCGGCGGGCGGCGAAGCGGCCAGATGTCGAGGAGCAGCAGCACCACCGGCAGCGTGACGAGCATGGGTTTCGCCATCAACCCCATAGCAAAGAGG from Acidobacteriota bacterium includes:
- a CDS encoding tetratricopeptide repeat protein; translation: MTESSPRRAWIIAAGLAAITLAVFADVRDFAFVSYDDTWYITNNPNVAAGLSWQGVWWALTSGYLFYWQPATWLSHMADVEMFGLNAGGHHVTNLVLHIAGTLALFGFLRRATGAEWRSALVAALFAVHPLHVESVAWVAERKDVLSTLFFFLTLWAYIAWAQARTTRRYLVVVALFAMGLMAKPMLVTLPVVLLLLDIWPLRRPPTMSLLREKVPLFALAAIVSIATLTVQSQVGAVGTLAQLSLDFRVFNAVLSYVKYIGQMFWPSGLAVFYPYPPVLPPWWQVLSAGAALALVTTVAVRQRDRRPYVLVGWLWYLLTLLPVIGLFQAGDQLMADRFTYIPLVGLFVIIAWGGAELIARRPQLQPAAAVAALLVVGACAFAARQQVQHWRNSETLWRRALAVTTGNHRAHAGLAEVFAKVGRNDEAIDQYRQALRIVPDQAEWRNNLGLLFTLQNKVAEAMGQFAIATKVRPDFAEAHNNLGAMHARAGQPKAAIAAYTEAIRLAPDNALAHGNLALALAREGRVAEALRECQEALRLDPTNDDWRRLAATLASRQEP